A genomic window from Corallococcus exiguus includes:
- a CDS encoding response regulator, giving the protein MSRPVLVVDDDTDLREALEEVLRDAGYTVFGAGNGLQALEVLRREPVPPSLVLLDMMMPVMDGATFGRQMRQVEAWNGIPVLVFSASANARQVAEEMGACGYLRKPVDVETLLKAVAANKAPEAP; this is encoded by the coding sequence GTGAGTCGGCCGGTGTTGGTGGTGGATGACGACACGGACCTGCGGGAGGCGCTGGAGGAGGTCCTGCGCGACGCGGGCTACACCGTGTTCGGTGCTGGCAACGGCCTGCAGGCGCTGGAGGTGCTCCGCCGGGAGCCGGTGCCGCCGTCCCTGGTCCTGCTGGACATGATGATGCCGGTGATGGACGGCGCGACCTTCGGCCGGCAGATGCGCCAGGTGGAGGCGTGGAACGGCATCCCCGTGCTCGTCTTCTCCGCCTCCGCCAACGCGCGCCAGGTCGCGGAGGAGATGGGCGCCTGCGGCTACCTGCGCAAGCCGGTGGACGTGGAGACGCTCCTCAAGGCCGTGGCGGCCAACAAGGCCCCCGAAGCTCCCTGA
- a CDS encoding sensor histidine kinase, translating into MTPFRLLLVEDSVNDAALVTAELEQAGYLPTARRVETLDALRDALATGPWDLVLCDYRLPRFSALDVLSLLHSQGGDVPLIVLSSQLSEDQAVTLMKAGARDCFSKDRMARLGPAVARELEETRVRRERTRAEVDRDILAKASELLTGSLEQAARLDQLVQLMVPRVADWCAFFLQDPNQGGLRLVALAHPDAERRAHAWKLDQRFPLDPQSAAGPAYVLRTGQPEFMPDVRKRSEPITRDVAHQRAIDGLGLRSVVNVALPGNDGRLGVLSMGTLGERTLAPVDLSLAQELARRTGLVLENARLFQEAREAVRLRDEFLTVAAHELRTPLTTLRLQLGTLLQRTEAHHLEPEVVTRLERSVRQVRRLGTLVEGLLDVSQLSSGELSLMPERFDLEELVSEVLDRYQAEARAAGCELRQSTRRGLWGTWDRLRVDQAVGALISNALKFGPGRPVEVDVGREGGFARIQVRDRGIGVPVDQVERIFERFGRAVSSHSYGGLGLGLYLARRAAEAHGGRAWAESASGEGARFTLELPLEKETRE; encoded by the coding sequence ATGACGCCCTTCCGGCTGTTGCTCGTGGAGGACAGCGTCAACGACGCGGCGCTGGTGACGGCGGAGCTGGAGCAGGCGGGCTACCTGCCCACGGCCCGGCGCGTGGAGACGCTGGATGCGCTGCGAGACGCGCTGGCCACCGGGCCGTGGGACCTGGTGCTGTGCGACTACCGGCTGCCGCGCTTCAGCGCGCTGGACGTGCTGTCGCTCCTGCACTCGCAGGGGGGGGACGTGCCCCTCATCGTCCTGTCCAGCCAGCTGAGCGAGGACCAGGCCGTCACGCTGATGAAGGCGGGCGCGCGCGACTGCTTCTCCAAGGACCGGATGGCCCGGCTGGGCCCGGCGGTGGCGCGCGAACTGGAAGAGACGCGCGTACGCCGGGAGCGCACGCGAGCGGAGGTGGACCGGGACATCCTGGCCAAGGCCAGCGAGCTGCTCACCGGCTCCCTGGAGCAGGCGGCGCGGTTGGATCAGCTGGTGCAGCTGATGGTGCCCCGGGTGGCGGACTGGTGCGCCTTCTTCCTCCAGGACCCGAACCAGGGCGGCCTGCGGCTGGTGGCGCTGGCGCACCCGGACGCGGAGCGGCGCGCCCATGCCTGGAAGCTGGACCAGCGCTTCCCGCTGGACCCCCAGTCCGCCGCGGGCCCCGCGTACGTGCTGCGCACCGGTCAGCCGGAGTTCATGCCGGACGTGCGCAAGCGCTCGGAGCCCATCACCCGGGATGTGGCGCACCAGCGCGCCATCGACGGGCTGGGGCTGCGCTCGGTGGTGAACGTGGCCCTGCCCGGCAACGATGGCCGGCTGGGCGTGCTGTCCATGGGCACGCTGGGCGAGCGCACGCTCGCGCCGGTGGACCTGTCGCTGGCGCAGGAGCTGGCGCGCAGGACGGGGCTGGTGCTGGAGAACGCACGGCTCTTCCAGGAGGCCCGTGAAGCGGTGCGCCTGCGCGACGAGTTCCTCACCGTGGCCGCGCACGAGCTGCGCACGCCGCTCACCACGCTGCGGCTGCAGCTGGGCACGCTCTTGCAACGCACGGAAGCGCACCACCTGGAGCCGGAAGTGGTGACGCGCCTGGAGCGCAGCGTGCGTCAGGTGCGCCGGCTGGGCACGCTGGTGGAGGGCCTGCTGGACGTGTCGCAGCTGTCCAGCGGCGAGCTGTCGCTGATGCCCGAGCGCTTCGACCTGGAGGAGCTGGTCTCCGAAGTGCTGGACCGCTACCAGGCGGAGGCCCGCGCGGCCGGGTGCGAACTGCGCCAGTCGACCCGTCGAGGACTCTGGGGAACGTGGGACCGGCTCCGGGTGGACCAGGCCGTGGGGGCGTTGATCTCCAACGCGCTCAAGTTCGGTCCGGGACGGCCCGTGGAGGTGGACGTGGGGCGGGAAGGGGGCTTCGCGCGCATCCAGGTGCGTGACCGGGGCATCGGCGTGCCCGTGGACCAGGTGGAGCGCATCTTCGAGCGCTTCGGCCGCGCGGTCAGCTCGCATTCGTATGGAGGCCTGGGCCTGGGGCTCTACCTGGCCCGCCGCGCCGCGGAGGCGCATGGTGGACGGGCCTGGGCGGAGTCCGCCTCGGGAGAGGGTGCTCGCTTCACGCTGGAGCTGCCGCTGGAGAAGGAGACGCGCGAGTGA
- a CDS encoding DUF2378 family protein, which translates to MDRGPVEGSTKAAGWVQEPAAWHLVERCLAATPEDGARGMFFQGVVGVVNFLQGEEAGAKCLAASGLRELNAEELYPVARFLEMSAEATRILRPQLGDWEQALRYIGTQATVDFLASMFGRDLMQAAAGNPWRMLQHMAEGYRVAVSYGERSVLWTGDHSARFVMRRDFMPAPYHEGVLQAALEAVGAQDIQVHGRQLSLLDTEYDVSW; encoded by the coding sequence ATGGATCGCGGACCGGTGGAAGGTTCGACGAAGGCGGCGGGCTGGGTGCAGGAGCCCGCGGCGTGGCACCTGGTGGAGCGGTGCCTGGCCGCGACCCCGGAAGACGGGGCGCGCGGGATGTTCTTCCAGGGCGTGGTGGGCGTGGTGAACTTCCTCCAGGGCGAAGAGGCCGGAGCGAAGTGCCTCGCGGCGTCCGGGCTGAGGGAGCTGAACGCCGAGGAGCTGTACCCGGTGGCGCGCTTCCTGGAGATGTCCGCCGAGGCGACGCGAATCCTGCGCCCCCAGCTGGGCGACTGGGAGCAGGCGCTGCGGTACATCGGGACGCAGGCCACGGTGGACTTCCTGGCCTCCATGTTCGGCCGGGACCTGATGCAGGCCGCCGCAGGCAACCCCTGGCGGATGCTCCAGCACATGGCCGAGGGCTACCGCGTCGCGGTGAGCTACGGCGAGCGCAGCGTCCTCTGGACGGGCGACCACAGCGCCCGCTTCGTGATGCGCCGGGACTTCATGCCCGCGCCGTACCACGAGGGCGTGCTCCAGGCCGCCCTGGAGGCCGTGGGCGCCCAGGACATCCAGGTGCACGGGCGGCAGCTGTCGCTGCTGGATACCGAGTACGACGTTTCCTGGTAA